The stretch of DNA GAACTTAAGTGTCTTATATAATAATCTTGTACTTGTCAAAGGAGTAAATGAAAAGAGACTGGTGGGAGATAATAATTGAACTGACACCTCAGTGATTCAGAATCTTATTACGTAATGAATAATGGATTTATGTCTCCTTACAAATTCGATTGGACATTTCTCGACATGATTTATCGTAAATAGAGATCTCAGGCAACGGAATGTATCGGGTGAATTATTATTCTGTACCTCGGGCGCATATCCATCATTGCCCTCGAACAATGACAGGTTTTCAGGCGAGGAGAACTCGGTGGCTGCCTCTGCCTCCTTGGCTTCCGTGATATTCTTTCGAACGTCCTCGAGGTTCTCGTTAGGGACCACCAGCAGGTGTTCTCTCTTCGAAAGTATCTAAAACATAGAAATCGATGAAATATTATTGTTCTCCTTTTTCCACGTTTTAAAAAGTCTTCTGGTCACAAAAAATAATTAAGTATATCagtaattaaatataattctaAATATTGATTTCTTTTACTTTATTCGGATCGTTGGCTGGCATTATGTAAACTTTCTTCTTCACCACGAGCCCATTTAGTGACCCACTGCTAGCTGCAGTATGCACTGCGTCCTGAACGACTGGGTCCTGGACAACAGCAGCAATAGTTTCGTTCTTATCGCGTGGAGTCGGTGGTAGAAGGCTCTCCAGATCCTCAGGATCAATGGGTTTCGCTTCTGAAGAGCCTCCATAAATTAATATCGAGTAAAGAACGAACTGAAAAGTCATAATCTGAAACTAAAAACGTGGGATTGAAAAAAACTGGTAACTTAAATTAAAACgaaatatgaaattatttttctatGGCTGAAGGTCTAAagaaaacttgaaaattaattttttaatgactAAAAAAATTGCAATTTGGGCAATTATGTTATATAATATTGCAACACttggaatatttaatattatatttgtaTTCTTCTATAGTACCATTTTGTGCATCATCCCAGCAGCCCCAGTTTCTTCTCAAACTTCAAAACTGCCTTTTGCGACGCAGTGTCTCCCGAATCCTCTGAATTCGATTGAAACTTTGTCGATGTTTCTTCTAGTCTGGCCACAGATAACCGTTCGTTCGTGTTTTATACCGAGTACCGAAAGAATTATCGTTGTTCTGCTAACAGACGTGAGTATCAACCTTGCGGTACATCACTTTGGCCGCGGCTGCACCTTGAACCTGGTGTCCACATTTCTGTTTGCTGTTTCTGAATTCGAGTCTGAAACTCTGaaatccaaaattatttttaagctATGCCACACACTTTAATCAGGTCTGCATTAAAGCTTCCACGATcactatttgaaaaaaaaacaatactTCTATTTTTTAAGTGAAATAAATTATCACAGTGGAAAAGGAAAAATGATAGACACTGACAGAAGAAATTTTCCATGAACAAGTTTCCATTATTTGTTTCCCATGACCAGGCAGATTTGAAGACTCATCTCTTCAAGGAACTCTCATTATTTAGGATCGTTCTAGATCGTCGAGATCGTTCCAACACTAATCTCGCACTTAGTGCCTCGTTAGTAGCATTAAAAATGTTTAGCGATCGATTTAGCAGTTTCTTCCGCTTATAAAAGAGGCAGCACCTCTTCCCAGTTCCTCAGTTCTCGACAGATCCTCGACCAGCGTTTCCAAAATCGTTCGAAACATGGGATCCTCTATCTTTTTCCTTAGCTTGCTCTTCCTGAAGGCTATGTGCTCAGGCAGCGAGCAGGAAGTGGGAACAATCTCACCACTGCTAACTCTCGACACAATTAAATCTACTTCTGATCTAGACACGGTCACCTCTCCTTTTAATATCAAGGAAAATATCAAGGAAATGTCCACTGATCCCAACGAGGAACCTAATTCACTAGCTTCCAATAGAAAGTCCTCAGGTTCCAAGGAAGAAAACGAAGAAGGTATATCAGCCATTCAAGCAGCTTCCAAAAGTCTCTCTTTGACATCTGAGGCACCTGGAACTGCAAATTCTGTCGATGGGAAGTCAACTCAAGCTCCTGGATACTCTGGAAGCAGCACTGAAGAGAAGCCATTGATCATAGATCTAAGACCCCTCCAGAAACTTCGCGAGCTAAGAGACGTTGAAGAGGAGGCTATGAACGATACCTTGGAAGACGACTGGTCTGACTCCACTGAGCAAAGACCAGAGGATTCAGACCCTCCAAGTGCTTCTGGGGATTCATCGAACACAGAGGTTGAGGGCTCCACAGATTCCAACGAGTCCCCAGAAGTGGAAACTGTGGACGAGTCAGTGGATCCTGAACTCAGGGAAGAGAGGAAAATAAATTCCAAGGAGATCCTGGAAGCTTCTGAAGGAAGGCAAAGCAGGATGCTGGACGATTTCTACCGTCGACAATCTAAGAGATCGAGTGCAAACCCTCAGAGCCAACActtcaattttataaatatcCCAGTGTTCCCAGGGTAATAATGTTTGACTAAAAACAAGGGAATTGTTGGTAATGTATTAAATAACTGAATGAAGAAATAATAAAGGAAAACACGATTCTATTATTATAAGAAATTTATTTGTCTAATACTAAAAATGGTATCACAAACTCGGTTCGTCTATATTTAGCGATTAGCAGTATTTGCCATTTAAATACGGCTACATACGAAGTTTGCTTTGGTGGGTAGCTCTTAAAATTAAGGACTTAGAGTTAGGTTCTTAAGATCGAGGACTTAGAAGTATCGGCTTATAATCCTATGACTCATGCTCTCATCCTTTCACACACATTGTAATACGAGATTGTCTGgtacaaaaaaaataattttacaaaagTGTTCTCCCTATCGAATGGGTATAGTAACTTGAGGTATAGTCAGCAGTAGTTTCCTGCGTTAAAAGATTCTAAGGCGTTCGCGGACCCTTGCTTTGCTGCAGAAACGACCTGTTACTTCTTTTTGTCGCTGCAGAAATTGTTAGCTCGTCGAATTAACGAGTCTGTTATTTATATTCGCGTACTAACGAGATACTAAATGGCACAGCCTTCCTTAAGATTCGTTTACTTCCGTCTTCAATGGTTCCCCTTCCTCGAAGACTATTGTCATATTTTAGTTACCATTTGGTCCATTTCGCTGTGGTAAAAGCTCCAGTTTACGAGTAGCGAATGAAGTAGAGAAGAAATTTCGTCTTCCAATTGTTGCAACTGTTGGCAACAGAAGGAAGAGAAGCCAAGAAGAAGTATTTCCTCTTGACTTTCTTCTAATCTCAAAGATTTTCAGTTCTTGAATTCAGATCTGTTTTCCagttcctcagaagtcatcAGAATTTCCATTAAAATTCTCTTCTGAAGCTTTCGATAATTCTAAACCTTTTAGTCTTCCGTCAGACTTCTTCCAAACGTCTCAAATCGTCTCTTAAATCTACAAAAAGAGGACTAAAACTTCTTACacctaatcaatactcaaagtaTCCTCGCTCCAAGGATCGCAAAAAAATCTCTTTGGCTTCCAAATCACTGTCCTTTGGCGTTTAAAAGTTGTCAAGAATTATCAGCTGGCTTTCTACGATTCAAAACCGATTCCCTCGTCGAATCGCTTCCCTGACGCGTTGCCTGTAGGCCAACTGTTGTCGATAGACGAACAGAGGTCGAAGGGCATAGGTGCCAGCTGCGGTTTCGAGGTCATCTTGCTCGTCGTCCTGCGCGTTGCGTTTCTGTATTTGGCTGACACCGGAAGTCTCCTCTGGAGAGCTTAGGGTACTCAAAAGCAGGGCGTACATCAGTGGAGATGACTCCTTCTGTGGCCCACCGTCGAAGCTAGTCGGTTCTTGGACAACGATCGGTATCCCCACGAGAGGAGCAGAATTGCTTTCAGGCCTGACTGGAAACGCGATGGCGCAGCCGAGGAGCGTGATGAGGACAACAATTGTGTTGGAGTTCTAGGGAGAAAAGATTCATAGTTTTAGAAatcttgagtgttgagttttatagAGGGAATCTGTTCTAAATCCCATCTTTGATATTTTACTGTTTGTGTTCTTCAATGTATGAGGAGATTTTTAGGAAACTGAGTAGATACAGTGGACCTCGATTAAATACAAGACTTGAGACTTAATACAGAATTCGAATTTGAAACATCTTCCTGATAGAAAAATCTGTGGTGAATTAAGTCCCAATGAAGAATGGAATCAAGGTTCTActctagtaataattatactcagAGATATGAAATTTATTAAAAGTGTGATACTTTGATTAGCAATATGTAAAATCTAATATTCAGAAAAAATCACTGAAGAACACTATTCTCAAAGCTTCTCTTCAACTAGCAATATCTCACAAAATAATCTTACCATCTTCGTGTCTGAATCGAAGTTTTCTTCCCTCAAATATCAAGTATGATGCCTGGGCTTGGAAGCTGAGAGATTCTCAAGTACCGAACTACGGTCAGCGATAGTATACAAGAAAGACGAAGTTTCTCTTAAGATATgctcgtagagaacgaataaccAAGCACTCGCGGCTTAAGAATATCTAGTGGATCCGTTGAGGATGGCTCTGTGGcaagtttatgcctctggaaaGCATCCTTCCAGCATTTATACGAAACAATGACGTCAAACGGGAGCACGCTAATCGTACAGTGACGTATCGGCGGCAGGTGATAACTGACCTGGTAAACCAGAAATATTAATCGACTACGTGTGCATCCTCGAGAGTTGCATCCTATGCAGAGAAACAGCTTCTGTTTTTCTCGAGGCAAGGATAGGATCACTTGGCGAAAAAGGGGATGAGTCACGACCACGTACGACGCTCGCGTCAGTTTCGCTAATAAAATGCGCAGAATGTCGCTGTTTGCTTTATTTGGATTCTCGTAAACTATTTAATGTGAAATTCACAGTGTAGTGGATTTTGATAAGGTCTATGAATAGCTGCGATTCATCTTTTAGACTTCCTTGGAAGATGAACAGTACAGTCGAAGAAATTTTATAATTGTCtgtctataaaaggaatatttcccTTAAAATATATCTCTTCCTGCGAGTTTAATCGTGTGACGAAGAGATAGAGTAACTTTCGctattatagtaattacatTTTGTGCTTTTTAGTTGCATATTTTACTTGAAGATTGTTATGTTAATCATGATAaggtattttgtttaaatttagtAGATATGCGAGTTAAGGTCGCCCTGACCCATATGCGGGTCAGGTGACTGTGAACGTGTTAATTACTAGGTAGCATTGGACTTTTCAGCGTCTTTGTGTTGCACAGCCAGCTAAACTTGTTAAATATTTCGTGTTAACAATAGGAAAGGAAAGGatagaatttattttttatttctcctTCTTAAATTAATACTTCAACTTACCATGAGACAGTAAATTGCAAAAGTTCTAGTCACTCGCAGATTACAATAAAAAGCCTCTGACTAAATAATACAAATTCATTAACCGGCGTTTATTTCTCaataaaaaagataaaaatatttgaaaatcaggGAAGGGATGAATTTTCAAAACAGCTGCCTCTGGTCGAGAAAACGTCGGAATTAATCGCTGCTGCAGGTGTTATCAAACaaactgatttattttctcAGTCAAAGCATTTCATTGTTTCGTTCTTTTTTTAGTCTGAATAAATTAGCGCTTCCGCttcactctctctctccctcctttTTATAAGCAACGTATAAAAAGGACATTGAAAAAGAAAAACTAAGAAAGGGTCGCGGTCTTGCGAGGTCACTTTAACGcgatgctttattttttttctaattttcgTCACGGGTATCctactcctctctctctctctctctctctctcttagaTCATTTTAGACCTCGGGCTCCTCTTGCACCGTATCGCTGCTTTCGGTAGTATCGCTTTTAGATCTGAAAGAAATCACCAGATTGAGGGTCTTTCGAGGATCTGCTGAGGAAGATGAGTACGAGAAGAATCATCATAACAAGCGCAATAAGAGTATTAGTACACGATTATTGACCAATACACGGCGTCCATATTAGAATTGTTAGTCTCGGGGTCGTGTGAAGGTCAAACTCATACCGATCTTCCTTATAGGATCGTTAGGTGTAAATAAGGTGGTGGGGGTAAGAACCAATCGATGATCTTTAGAAACCAAATCTACTTAAAAAGATTTCCAGTTACCTAAACTAAAAAATACTGAATTATCTCTTTTAAATTTCTTTTCAAGCAAATTCGAATCTCTAAGGCTCGTCGATTGGTTGCGTTAGTAAAAAGACGGGAGGTGGAATGAAAAAAAGTTGGAAAGTACGAAAAAATCCTTTCCTGTATTGATCGATCTAATATGCAATTGGGGAACCTCGTGTGTCTACGGCGTCTTTCTACATGGGGGGAGTAAAAAAAAAGGAATATGCGAGTCGCGATTTCGTCGCTCGCTCCATTCTcttttttttccatcgttttctgTTTGTAAATAACATTTTATTGCATGCAAGCCTCTCTGGTCATGCTATCTGGTTACTCGATTTGGCTCTATTTCCTGGGCGCGTGTAAAGAAGCGAAGTGACGTTCGATTATTGCTATCTTTTGCGTGGGTGATTTCGACGAAGAGAATTTCACAGGGAGAATCGTAGCCAATTAGCGAAGATATTCATGGAACGTTCTTTCATTTCACTTCTTTCGCCCTCTCTCGTGTTTCTATCCTCTCTAGCCCTATCTCGTGTCGTTTCCACGTTTCTCG from Calliopsis andreniformis isolate RMS-2024a chromosome 2, iyCalAndr_principal, whole genome shotgun sequence encodes:
- the LOC143187706 gene encoding uncharacterized protein LOC143187706, with product MNSNTIVVLITLLGCAIAFPVRPESNSAPLVGIPIVVQEPTSFDGGPQKESSPLMYALLLSTLSSPEETSGVSQIQKRNAQDDEQDDLETAAGTYALRPLFVYRQQLAYRQRVREAIRRGNRF